TCGCGTTGAAATGTCCCTAAGCCGAGAGAACAAACAAAGTTAGCAGGCTGCAATTGGAGAAAGGAGTAAAAGGGAAAGCAATATTGGCTGATGCTCATCACTCCCAAGCAGAAATGATGTTTTCTGTAATCTAATAAAGAGATGGGCAGAGAAAAAACTTCAGAGAGATggagaaaaagaaagcaaattACCATACTGTAAATTCTCCAATACCATTGTGCCCAATAATGAGATGAGGACATTTTGGGATCTTCTTCAGTTCCACGATGCATGAAGATATGCAAGGATTTGCGAGGATAACGAATTCTTCGGTAGGACCTCTGCAAATTTAGGAGAAATGAACAATTAGCAGATAGTTAAGTGACGATGCAGCCTCCAGCTCCAAACACAAGAAGGAtatgacaaaaaaatttaagagaGGAGCACTGTTCTAATGAGATCACCTCCAATTGGAGTTCATGGCCCAGACAATAAGGTTTCCACCTTTAACAACTGCGACGAGATACTTAGGATCGCACACCACCACGCACTGCACACTATCGACTGCTTGCAGTTTTGTCACAAGAGAAACGTAACCAGTTTTCATCTCGACAATTCTCACTGCATTCTCTTCAAAGGAGGCTGATGTACAAGTCAAACACGAGCAATCAATTTCCTTCTTCCTGCAAAAAAACAAGAGATAAGTAATCCCTTAGCTGATATCGTTACTTTGTATACATGTACCATGTAAAACAGTAAAGAGATGTCCGAACCTGCAATAAGCTGTTTTGATATTGCCAGTAAAAATAAGATGCTCCCCATCTGGAGTGACGTGAAAATAAGACCTTTCGAGTGTTTTCTGAAGACATGGAACCACTATCAGATACCTAGAGAGGAGAAACAAGATGGTAGTAACCATGCAGATCAACAAAAACAAACTAAGAGAACTAATTTACATTTCCACCCGATTTGTCATCCATAATGGGGAGTATGACAGGTGTGTGACCAACGACAGAGGGGAATCCTTTGGTTGGTGCTTTAGTTGATATCTTGTACATAAATAGGGTTCTAACTCTATCTTCTGTAGCAAAGCTCAGCACACAAATATAGATTTCATTACCAACCGACTGAAGTGAAACTGATGAAACAGGCATGGGATGAAAGTAGCAGCCAAGCTGCTCAACAGTTTTTTCCATCTCATTGTTGCTCTTTACATCTTTGTTGAGCTTTAAGCTTGAACTAGGTGCAATTTCCGGCACACTAGAGATGCGTTTCTCGCTGGAATTTTCCTTCAACTGAGACTCTGTAGAAGGAGGTTCAGAGACTTGGATGCCCAGTGCCTCACCAATATGGCCTTGAACATTTTCAACTTTCGACGCTGGAAATGATGGTGGTGATGTACTTGCATTTCCAAAACCTTGAGCTGGGCTTATATCTTGTGGTACCACACACACCTCATTGCAAAATACACTGGTGAATTGATTGTTATTCACCTTCATCGGCTCAGGACCCTGGTAATGTTCGGTAACATGACTGCTTCCATCCCCTTGTGGATTTGTTCTATCTGATACAGAGTTAGTAGACAACGTCGGCTGAGGCTCCAAGATACGTTTGGTTTTAATAGGAGACATCTTGCTTACTGAATCACCATCCCCAGCTTTTCTGcaactgtttttattttcataggATGAGTTCTTGTTTCCTCGCAGTTGATTGGTCGAGACTCTTTTCCTGCTATACACCTTATGTGTTTCTTTTCTAACAGAACTAACTCCAGTAGGGGTTGTGCCAACAACGAGACCATTACCTGCAGACAATTAAGCACATCCTTCTGTTATACAGTGGACAGATACAGTAATGAAAAGCTTTGTGTAATCGTGATATTAACTAGATTTAACTTACTACCTTCAGTAGAACAAGATGTACTCTTTGCTTCCTTGTTTTCTAAGTGGTGCTCTGTTTGCACTAAGTCTCCTTTTGCACAGAGTTCCTCAGATTCTTTGGTAATGATCCTGTTAGTCGGACTGGTGCTTTGTGGTATTAACATAGACTTCTTGACACATCCGTCTAGATTATTTTCTTCCAAAATAGTACTAACATCATGTGCAGACGGCTTTATGATCTCAACTGTATCCAAAGCAGGAACTGATAGGCTTGCATTTTCTATTACAACCTGTTCCTTGGCTATGGGCTTATCGGGAAGATCTGCTGGATAGGCTTCCTTGGAAGGTGAGATGATATGACCACTCCCAAGAACATCCAAGTGAGACTCATCAAAACTGTCAGGAGCAATGGGTACATCGTGTGAAGACCGCTTTATGATCTCAACTGTATCCAAAGCAGAAACCAATGGACTTGCGTTTACTATTACAACATCTTCCTCGTCTATGGGATTTTTGGGAAGATCTGCTGGATAGGCTTCCTTGGAAGATGAGATGATATGCTCACTCTCAACAACATCCAAGTGAGACTCATCAAAACTGTCAGGAGCAATGGGCACACTTGTAACATCCTGAACATAATCTAGAGGAACGACTCGCCTGTTATCATCATGTCCGCTGCTTGTTCTTCTCCACAGGGACACAGCTGCAAATTTTGAAGGAAAATTATGGACAATGGAATAAGGGAATActtcagtgtttttaaaaaaatattgcaaattAATCAGAAACAGACTAAAATAAGGCATTTTGTAGGGGATTAAGTATACCAGCCCCGGACGCATCATCAATTTGGCTCGTTTTGCAGTTGTCTGAACGGTTTAATCTAGTAGACATTGTTTCTGACTTATCATTTTGGGCGGGCTTCTTGACTGACTTCTTCTTGAGTAGTGGAATTGCTCGAGGAAGTAGAAATGAGATCATAGATTTGGCAATTTCCTGATTAGCTAAATCATCTGTATCTGGTTCAGCTGAATGCCCTTCATTGGCTACCATGTCAGCAAGGGTCAATTCTTCTCTTTGCTCGCAACTTGTATTATCATCTGTTACTGGAACAGAACTTATGGGGTCTTCTGTAGTAATTGGACAAAAAGGAATCTAAGAAGATGCAGTCATAATGATCACAATCTTCAGAAGACGTCTTACGTATTAAACAAGTTCACCGGAAAATAAAAGCTAATACCTTGCACAAACTCTAAGGTATCGGGTGCACAAAGATTGGAACCAGTCATATCTTGGTTCTCGTTTAGAAAAGTATCATCGTTgggtttgttttctttttcttgcaaCCCGTGAGGCTGCAAAATTTAAGATCCTCTTGTCAGTACCACTTTCCAATAAATAAAACTTCACCAGACTACTATGCCAACATAGCAAAAGAGGGATTTGAGAAAAGTATACTAAAAGATTTTTATGGACAAAAATGTAACCCTGAAGGATTACCTGTTCAGAAATGTTGGATAATGGCTTTGTTTTACAGCTGTCCGAAAGCTGGTTTGTTTTTGGGATAGTGACGGCTACGTTCACTTCAGGAGGGTTTTCTAATGGTAGAGATAAATTTTCGTCTGTAGCATGACAAGAATGCAACTGCTCCTGTAGTTCCCCTTGAAGGCCAACTATCTCCACTCCTTTTGCTGAACAGATTGACACTGGTGCAACATTTAAGATCTCTCCACCAGAAATCGAGTATTGGGATCTTGGCTTTTTATGGTCTTCTTTAACAACTGAATACGGGTGGAGTATTTCAGCTTTTCTACTTCTTTTCTTCCTAGCCACTGGCATGTCCAGATAACATAATAAATCTGGATTTTCAGGTATGATTGGTCTTTCATCATTGACCCGGATTTGAGAAACCCTATTGCTGGAGTTAGATTCTACCATCCCATGGGAGTTGGTCACAAGTTCCCGGAGCAATCTCTGAACCAACGGATTTTTGAAGCCAAAGAACTGcagcaaaagaaaaatcagtCATCTAGGACGGCAAGTAATTAATTATCCCGATCATAGTGGTAGGATCCGGATAACTACAAGCCAAGTGATACTACAAGTGAACAGCACTCAAGGAAGGCCTGGAGAGCAAAACATTTAAAGAATTCTTAACTAAAGTAGCATGCTCGAGTTTCGGCAGGTTTGTCCCAAGTAATACGGCTTTTTCTATGTATTAACTCATAACTCAGAATTCGGAAATTCAAGGATAATATATTATGCCTATAATGACAAAAGACATGTTGTTCTGGAGCAGTGAAATGCAGCAGAGGCCTCATTATCAATTTATCAGGAAGAAGAAAAGACACAGCTTATAGATCCCCCACATGTTAACTGTATCTCCATAATCTGTTTAGTACTCAATACTATAAATTATGTTCCATTACCTAAAGAATATCAGATTTCAGTTTTCCCTGTAAAGGTCACATGGTCACAAACATACATATAGTGATCATGTGGCCAGCAAGTTTTTTCAAAAGCTTCACCAAATGATCTCAACAACATGTGGCCATTTTTGGAAAGACAATCACGCATGTTTGACTTTGAAACATCTATTTATTTGTAGACTAGACTTGGTTATATGAGTAACATGCAAGGTGGTCTAATGAATGAGGTAACAGATAGAAACCGAGATGTACCTCCATGCCGTTCATCTTACAAGTAAACCGTTTCCCATGCCATACTTTTAAGTTGGAGAAACCCGTCTTCTTCTGGAACTTCCCCCATGCAATATCCGGTGTCTGACCCGTCCAAGATTCATCCAAATATCTAATCTGCATCAACAGAGTAAGACTCTGCTCCATTCTAAAAACACGTATGCACAACCTTAATAAGATGCTTAAGGGAATCAGCAACGCACCAGAAACAAAGGTCCCTTAGCACCTTCTTCAATCTCCATATAATATGTGTTATCATTCTGAGTTCGAACAGCTTTATAGCCCACAGGATAAGGGAAGCGATCTTTTCCCTATTTGAAAGGTAAATTAAAACAATTGTTAACACGAAATCAACATGTGTTGTGCAGGACCCGATAATACTCAAAACTGATAAGCTTGCTTATCATCGTTGATCCCAATAGAGATCATCAGCTTAAGAATCTAGCCTCTATCACATGCAGTATCACTCGAATTTAGctttaaatcaaaatttgttCAAAATCAGAAACCATAGTTCGATCTACTGTTCAATCTACTCATCGGATCACAGGCACATCGATCCGAATCGAAAATTCTCAGCATGGGATAAAATAGCAGGAAACGAAGTCAATCCGAATACAATTTTCTTGCGATTTTCTAAGGAAATCGACACATAGCCACAGATATTGAGAGGTATAAAGCAAAAGATATCGAGAGACGGAAGAGGAACCAACCCTAGATGAACTCCAGTACTTCTTATCCCAGGAGCCGCTATAGAGAGCTCCGACGGATACGATTTCGAGGTCATCCGATTTTCTATCTTCAGATACAGCTCTTAGACTCGCCATCGAAAGTGTGAAACACGAGAGGATCGCAGGACGGTGGAAGAAATCGCGAGGAAGATGGagagattttgattttattcGAGTCGCGGGAAATGATTAATTTTCCCTCCACAACTATCAAATCGACAAGGCCGAAGCTTAAACAGTACTATATTGAACTCTTTTATTGGGCTTTTTGGCCCAATCTAAACTTTAAGAGACTTTAACAGGCTAAAGTAGATTAGCTTTGTATCAAATTGCATAGAGTCCGTAACAAAAAACCATAAACAAACCGTCACAAGTCACCAAAAAGGACCTAACTCTCGTGGTATCACTCACGAGCAACCAGAATGAGTTTTTTTCCAACGTTCTTACCGTGGAAGAGTCCTAACAAAGCAGAAGGTCCACTCTCGAGTCCTTCGGTTATGTCCTCAATGTACGTTATCTTCCCTTGTCTTACGTGAGGAAGCACAAAATCCAAAAACTGAGAGTATTTGTCGTAGAAATCAAAGACAGCAAAGCCTTGAACCTTTATCCTTTTGTAAAGGATCGTGGCTAGGTTGTGTACACCATCTGGCTCCACTAGATTATACTGTGAGATCATTCCACAAACTGCGATACGACCATTTAACTTCATGTTTATCAGCACTGCATCCAACATTTTGCCTCCCACGTTCTCGAAATATATGTCGATCCCGTCCGGGAAATACctattaagttatttattaattGTAGATTAGCGCGAAAGATTATATGATTGTCTTATCTATAAACTAAATATGTGTTTTCTGACCTCTTTAGGGCAGTGTTAAGGTCATTCTCCTCCTTGTAATTGAAAGCGTCGTCGAATCCAAACGTTGTCTTGAGAAGATTAACCTTAGAGAAGCTCAACAAAGAAAGATTAGTCACTTTCTTGGTTTAAAATGCATTACTTCTTGATAAGTATGTTAAGTACCTTTTCTTTACTACCGGCGCTTCCAACGACATAACAACCCATCAGCTTTGCAAATTGTCCCACAAGCTGACCAACTGCACCGGATGCAGCTGACACGAAGACAGTCTCTCCTCTCTTAGGTGAACAAATTTCGTAAAATCCAGCATAAGCAGTCATACCAGGCATGCCTGTTAATATCAAATTAAAGTACTTATTCCATGGATACCTGTTAATATCAAAAGAAAgcaattaaagaaaaaattggTTTGCATATGCAATTGACAAGGAAATTTTGCTTGAAATGTTAAAGCTTGTAGTTAATTTCAAAGAAAATGCACTATAAACACAAGCTAGCGCCATTCACCATTCAGGGAAATAAACTATAGGGAAGCTCAATTAGAAAAGAAAGCATAACCAATCATCTCTTATGTTTGAAGAAATGTTACTAAGTTTGTTAGCCATCCAACCAAAACTGTACATGATTGTTAGTAAAATTCActtgtttttttattacacTGACTTCCAGACCATAATGACCTATGTTTCCTGCCAAACACTTGTGAATAAAGAAACATATTTAGAATCTCATACCAGCCTGGCTATTCACTAACCAaagggaaaaagaaaacaagatcaCATTACCGTGAATTGTTCAAATCAAGAGTGAGATAAGAAATATACCAAGAAGTCCAGTGTAGTAAGACAATGGAACATCGGTGTGATGGATCTTAAAATGTGAATAAGGAAATAGAGTAATAACACTGTACTCCTCCCATCCAACTACTCCCCAGAGTAAGTCTCCTTTTTTGAAATCTGGGTGCCCTGAATCTATGACTTTAGACACTCCAAGGCCAGTGATTGGCTACACGCAACAGATTCAAACTTTAAACGACcgagaaaattaaaaaaaaaactctcaaagAGATTATCAATTACTAGAAACACAATTTCTTCGGGAATGCCATATTTGGTTGAGAATGATTTAGGCGTcataaaaattagtatatatatgtCTAGTGCTACTGAAATGGTCTAACACAACCCCTTGTTGGATTCTTCCAGAACGTTTTTCTTTTGAGAAGAGCAGCAACATTATCGAACATTATATTTATAAGAGACGCATATATTACacgaatataataatatatctaCATGAAATACAAAATTTCAAGCATCGACTgaaaactattacaatttaaccAATGCACAAACATAGAAACATAATAGTAAAACTATCCTATTCAAAATGTCGATGGAGATATCCAACTTTCAGAGAATGATGAAATATGTTATCCTCGCTCGTACCTCGCCTGTATTGAACGGTGGGACGAGCGAAGAACTCAAAGGCTCAGGCTTTCCCATGCAAATGCGCATGTAAGGATCGCAAGACAAGTAAAGATTCTTCACCAGAATTGATGTGGATCTCTCTGGAATCCTTAGATCAATGGTGGTTGTGGTGAATTTCAGATCGGACTCCTTCGGGAATCCACTCACATAACCTGAGAATATGATTTGCTTGTTGGTCACCGTTGCTGGCTCTGTGCTCGCCATTTCTCCCTATTTACGTACTTTTGAATCACTAATATGATTTATTCTTGAGTGGATGATGCGTGCTTTCGATAGGATTTTTAATGCTTGGTGTGAACATATTTTGTCCCTATACCATTTGATCTATCTGCCTCATTGCTTGATCCAATTTTTTCGGTATATACTGACTACTTCTTCTTTTGTAAATGAACCACTACTATAGGGTGatctattttgaaaaaaagGAATTGATTGGATGTTGTGCATATAATTTTCTGGTCAATCctctagtctatatttgagaagtgatttgccacatgtcttctctacaatcgttttcacaaaaaaattatgacgtggctattaagattgatgacatgtcatatggttaaatatgacatggacaattacatttaatgctgatatatttttttggaaatatttttagaatatggcaataactcatatattatatttaatattgatttatatttttggcaaactttgtggaatatggtaataagtcataaatcatcactaaaataaatatattcaaatatgatattttgaatttcgaaatattatataatttatttttataattataaaaattttattatctaaaattttctaaatttttggaatttaaaaataaaataaatcgtaatatcattagtttattttaggtatctacaaattatgtaaatattatttagtttttaatttttgataactatacaattttatatgatttttagtaattttgtacaagttgatttaatacatttaaccaaatgaaataaatatttttttaatctacgattttaactttatatatatcattcttaaatataattaaaaaaaatattttctcttaattttatgcttaattaatgatatttatattaattattggtcaaaataaaaatatataatattaataaattacattttaaattataaaatttaacttttaaaaaattcatcactacacatggtgcaggaaaacacctagattaataattgtgacatgactactaaaattgatgacatgtcttatagattaatatgacatggacaattatatttaatgttaatttatatttttggtaaactttcgAATTTCgattatattcaattatggcatttgaaattttgaaatatcatttaaattaaccatatttcaaaaatatatacatatttttagaaaattataaaaattaaatcataaaatcaaattaaatcgtaaaattattagtttcttatatatatctacatattttataaatattatttaattttaatttttgacaattatgcaattttacatatttatttatatatttaattaaaataaatagatagaaaaatctacctcagattataatttaaaatatatacatgcacattcttaaatataactcaaaataaacaaaattatttttatcttaattttaatcttcagttaaatcaaatttatattaaaatataaataagaaaagaaaatttataatattaataaaagttaaatataatttatatttatctattaaaaatattttaaaattattttactgcacatggtgcaggaaaacacctagtaatccaaaaagaatttgaaatttAAGCGTATTTGATGAGATAATTAGTtgaatgataaatatttatCGAAAATGTTTTGTGATATCGTGCTAATGATGTTAAAATACAGAAAACAATCATCTGTGTaccaataattttaaattgcCGAAAATATTACACCGGATAAAATCTATAGACTGAATGACCGTTAGCCATAGACGGTCAGAACACTACAAATACAAGGTAATGACCGTTGCAATCCGTGATCCATCCAAAGTTTGGTTAGTATTATGTTTTCAATACtccattaaataaataaattattaagaaaaagatcgacagatttttttttcagaaaaaaagatagACAGAATACagtaaagaaaatttaatttcataatttctTTTGTAGTTGTTAACAAATTTGTAAGGCAACGACGAATGGTGGAAATTTTGCAGCAATTTCTATTGCTCTCCACTTTTCTCTCGATGTCCAGTTTCAGAACTGGTCAATTTCTtcatcaaaaattatatttaattagcACATAAgtagtttccaaaaaaaaaaattagcacataagtatatattatttacacCACACTTACAATGACAATCTACATGGTTTGTAGCTTATTCACATCTTCAcgtttctaaaattgattttgtGAACACAGACTCATAAATAATACACACAAAACAATTGAAAATGATACATGAGTTATAATTAACAAACTATTGGAAATTGTGTGTTGATATTGATAATTTGTTTAGATAAAACATGATTCATCGATCTAATATCTGGTTACAAACAAGTACTTGTAAGAACCATTTAGTTAcaatgtttttttggtttaagtactaattattttct
The Raphanus sativus cultivar WK10039 chromosome 1, ASM80110v3, whole genome shotgun sequence DNA segment above includes these coding regions:
- the LOC108833771 gene encoding uncharacterized protein LOC108833771; the protein is MASLRAVSEDRKSDDLEIVSVGALYSGSWDKKYWSSSRGKDRFPYPVGYKAVRTQNDNTYYMEIEEGAKGPLFLIRYLDESWTGQTPDIAWGKFQKKTGFSNLKVWHGKRFTCKMNGMEFFGFKNPLVQRLLRELVTNSHGMVESNSSNRVSQIRVNDERPIIPENPDLLCYLDMPVARKKRSRKAEILHPYSVVKEDHKKPRSQYSISGGEILNVAPVSICSAKGVEIVGLQGELQEQLHSCHATDENLSLPLENPPEVNVAVTIPKTNQLSDSCKTKPLSNISEQPHGLQEKENKPNDDTFLNENQDMTGSNLCAPDTLEFVQEDPISSVPVTDDNTSCEQREELTLADMVANEGHSAEPDTDDLANQEIAKSMISFLLPRAIPLLKKKSVKKPAQNDKSETMSTRLNRSDNCKTSQIDDASGAAVSLWRRTSSGHDDNRRVVPLDYVQDVTSVPIAPDSFDESHLDVVESEHIISSSKEAYPADLPKNPIDEEDVVIVNASPLVSALDTVEIIKRSSHDVPIAPDSFDESHLDVLGSGHIISPSKEAYPADLPDKPIAKEQVVIENASLSVPALDTVEIIKPSAHDVSTILEENNLDGCVKKSMLIPQSTSPTNRIITKESEELCAKGDLVQTEHHLENKEAKSTSCSTEGNGLVVGTTPTGVSSVRKETHKVYSRKRVSTNQLRGNKNSSYENKNSCRKAGDGDSVSKMSPIKTKRILEPQPTLSTNSVSDRTNPQGDGSSHVTEHYQGPEPMKVNNNQFTSVFCNEVCVVPQDISPAQGFGNASTSPPSFPASKVENVQGHIGEALGIQVSEPPSTESQLKENSSEKRISSVPEIAPSSSLKLNKDVKSNNEMEKTVEQLGCYFHPMPVSSVSLQSVGNEIYICVLSFATEDRVRTLFMYKISTKAPTKGFPSVVGHTPVILPIMDDKSGGNKTLERSYFHVTPDGEHLIFTGNIKTAYCRKKEIDCSCLTCTSASFEENAVRIVEMKTGYVSLVTKLQAVDSVQCVVVCDPKYLVAVVKGGNLIVWAMNSNWRGPTEEFVILANPCISSCIVELKKIPKCPHLIIGHNGIGEFTVWDISTRSQVSRFVSPSNRIFEFIPTSLFAWHPLHSHSTMEDHIDMILAATKLWFSKGINNKTLVPAEVKDTAIWILISTEPDPDVNFVSVERPGRCWRLALLVRNQVILGSLLDPRADVAGTVSGQGVTGTVDGLVYLWDMSTGLKLGALHDFKGQGVSCISSDDSGNICVASKDGQFLVYCHPSKETQSQGV
- the LOC108833772 gene encoding NADPH-dependent oxidoreductase 2-alkenal reductase, coding for MASTEPATVTNKQIIFSGYVSGFPKESDLKFTTTTIDLRIPERSTSILVKNLYLSCDPYMRICMGKPEPLSSSLVPPFNTGEPITGLGVSKVIDSGHPDFKKGDLLWGVVGWEEYSVITLFPYSHFKIHHTDVPLSYYTGLLGMPGMTAYAGFYEICSPKRGETVFVSAASGAVGQLVGQFAKLMGCYVVGSAGSKEKVNLLKTTFGFDDAFNYKEENDLNTALKRYFPDGIDIYFENVGGKMLDAVLINMKLNGRIAVCGMISQYNLVEPDGVHNLATILYKRIKVQGFAVFDFYDKYSQFLDFVLPHVRQGKITYIEDITEGLESGPSALLGLFHGKNVGKKLILVARE